One segment of Stomatobaculum sp. F0698 DNA contains the following:
- a CDS encoding FGGY-family carbohydrate kinase — MKIAGVDIGTTGCKCTVFDAVGKYLGRAYREYPVNRNDNGHEIDANLILSAVFETIAEMAKQYPDIAGIGITSFGETFVMTDVQGNPLHKAMLYTDPRGEEQKLSLVDALGSHEMQKITGVKPHVTYSLAKMMWVKDNMPEVYDHAAHIFLMEDFVVYHLTGVAQIDYSLASRTQAFDIRNLCWSKVIFNQAKIDMSKMSKPVPTGTSAGTVTIEKARELGLKPDTIIVNVAHDQVAAAIGAGVFEGTLAADGAGTVECMVPVYDSIPDMEVMYEGNYAVVPYVIPGKYVTYAYSYTGGALIQYCVDTLADKEKKQAEAEQISVYELLEKQYIEARGDVPGDLLVLPHFAGAATPYMDAGSKGAILGLTMDSKVFDIYRGCMEGVVYEMLVNFELLTKSGINCKRMAATGGGAKSRTWMQMKANILNIPITALSTVDAGTVGAVMLTGIAIGAFRDLKDAAEHMVQETVTYQPNREMHDLYRSKFELYAKLYDAVRPLVGGEM, encoded by the coding sequence ATGAAGATTGCCGGGGTTGATATAGGAACAACAGGATGTAAATGTACCGTGTTTGATGCGGTCGGAAAGTATTTGGGGCGGGCTTATCGTGAGTATCCTGTGAATAGAAATGACAACGGACACGAAATCGACGCAAACTTGATACTTAGCGCAGTGTTTGAAACCATTGCGGAAATGGCAAAGCAGTATCCGGACATTGCCGGAATCGGAATCACGAGTTTCGGTGAAACCTTTGTAATGACCGATGTGCAGGGAAATCCCTTGCATAAGGCGATGTTGTATACCGATCCCAGGGGGGAGGAACAGAAACTGTCGTTGGTCGACGCACTTGGCAGTCACGAGATGCAGAAAATTACCGGTGTAAAGCCGCATGTCACTTACTCGTTGGCGAAGATGATGTGGGTGAAAGACAACATGCCTGAAGTTTACGACCATGCAGCACACATTTTCTTAATGGAAGATTTTGTGGTCTATCATCTAACGGGGGTTGCGCAGATTGATTACTCATTGGCATCAAGAACACAGGCCTTTGATATTCGCAATCTATGTTGGAGCAAGGTTATTTTTAATCAGGCTAAAATCGATATGTCTAAAATGTCAAAGCCCGTGCCAACGGGGACATCGGCCGGAACAGTTACGATAGAGAAGGCAAGAGAACTTGGACTCAAGCCTGATACCATTATTGTGAATGTTGCTCATGATCAAGTGGCGGCTGCCATCGGAGCAGGTGTATTCGAAGGTACACTTGCGGCGGACGGGGCCGGTACAGTTGAATGCATGGTACCGGTGTATGACAGTATACCTGACATGGAGGTGATGTATGAGGGGAATTATGCAGTGGTACCCTATGTCATTCCGGGGAAATATGTCACGTATGCCTATTCTTATACGGGCGGTGCACTGATTCAGTATTGTGTGGATACGCTGGCCGACAAAGAAAAAAAGCAAGCAGAAGCAGAACAAATCTCGGTTTATGAACTCTTGGAAAAACAGTATATCGAAGCAAGAGGAGATGTTCCGGGTGACTTGCTGGTACTCCCGCACTTTGCAGGAGCGGCAACACCGTATATGGATGCGGGATCAAAAGGAGCAATCCTCGGACTCACCATGGACAGCAAGGTTTTTGATATTTACAGGGGATGTATGGAGGGCGTGGTATATGAGATGCTTGTTAATTTCGAGCTTCTCACCAAAAGTGGCATAAACTGCAAAAGAATGGCAGCAACAGGAGGCGGTGCAAAATCTCGCACGTGGATGCAGATGAAGGCAAATATCCTGAATATTCCCATTACGGCATTGTCGACCGTAGATGCGGGAACTGTGGGGGCGGTCATGTTGACCGGAATTGCCATAGGTGCTTTCCGAGACTTAAAAGATGCAGCAGAGCATATGGTACAGGAGACGGTTACTTATCAGCCGAATCGAGAAATGCATGACTTGTACAGGAGTAAATTTGAGCTCTATGCAAAGCTCTATGATGCGGTAAGGCCGCTTGTGGGAGGTGAAATGTGA
- a CDS encoding L-fucose/L-arabinose isomerase family protein: MDKKKVTFALAFCNRGFMPGELIYAAREELIQAVQNAGYDYIAMDPEATKFGGIETREEGALYAEWLNNHRGQFDGVIFSMPIFADENGAIAALQDAGVPILMQAYPDELDKMDFAHRRDAYCGKFSVTDVFTQYGVPFTCLQPHVVHPLSNAFAKNLKDFAAICRVVNGMKRFNIGCIGARTTAFKTVRFDEITLQKYGINVESFDLSEFFFKVGKLDDNDPVVKDKIGELENYTDFSNVPETNKKNLAKSAVVLDRYIAKYRLDALALRCWNEFEQVLRICPCVLLSYLNDKGIVASCEIDMCSALMMRAMTLASEQPTAVLDWNNNYGDDPDKVVLFHCGPVAQSLMTAKGQVTNHKMFDKTDPGSGWGTNEGRIKAFPTTISNCQTKDGKIVTYASEGEFTEDKIPEEFFGCAGVCEIPHLQDKLQRLAYGGFKHHTSVGVGHMREVLHEAFVNYLHYEWVDIDHGTY, encoded by the coding sequence ATGGACAAGAAGAAAGTAACATTTGCACTTGCTTTTTGTAATCGTGGATTCATGCCGGGAGAGCTGATTTACGCTGCACGAGAGGAGCTGATTCAGGCAGTCCAAAATGCCGGGTATGATTATATCGCCATGGATCCGGAGGCAACAAAGTTCGGTGGAATTGAAACCCGAGAAGAAGGTGCCTTATATGCGGAATGGTTGAACAATCATCGGGGACAGTTTGACGGCGTTATTTTCTCTATGCCGATTTTTGCGGATGAGAACGGCGCAATCGCAGCTTTACAGGACGCCGGAGTACCTATTCTGATGCAGGCTTATCCGGACGAATTGGACAAAATGGACTTTGCGCATAGAAGAGATGCGTATTGCGGTAAATTTTCGGTGACAGATGTGTTTACGCAGTACGGCGTTCCTTTTACCTGCTTACAGCCGCACGTTGTCCATCCGCTGTCGAATGCATTTGCAAAGAATCTCAAGGATTTTGCGGCCATCTGTCGTGTTGTGAATGGAATGAAACGATTCAATATAGGATGTATCGGCGCAAGAACAACGGCGTTCAAGACAGTGAGATTTGATGAAATCACACTTCAAAAATACGGAATCAATGTCGAGTCCTTCGATTTGTCGGAGTTTTTCTTCAAGGTAGGGAAACTGGATGATAACGACCCCGTTGTCAAGGATAAGATTGGGGAGTTGGAGAATTATACGGACTTCAGCAATGTACCCGAGACAAATAAGAAGAATCTTGCGAAGTCTGCCGTGGTTCTGGATCGTTACATCGCAAAATACCGATTGGATGCGCTCGCGCTTCGGTGTTGGAATGAATTTGAACAGGTGTTACGTATCTGTCCTTGCGTGTTGCTGTCCTACTTAAACGACAAGGGGATTGTAGCTTCGTGCGAGATCGATATGTGCTCGGCATTGATGATGCGAGCAATGACTCTGGCATCGGAACAGCCGACTGCGGTTCTGGATTGGAACAACAATTACGGAGATGACCCGGATAAGGTAGTCCTCTTCCATTGCGGACCGGTGGCACAGAGTTTGATGACTGCGAAGGGACAGGTCACCAATCACAAGATGTTTGACAAGACAGATCCGGGCAGCGGCTGGGGAACGAACGAGGGGCGAATCAAAGCATTTCCGACGACAATTTCCAATTGCCAGACGAAGGACGGAAAAATCGTCACCTATGCTTCCGAGGGCGAATTCACAGAAGACAAAATACCGGAGGAGTTCTTCGGATGTGCCGGTGTGTGCGAGATTCCTCACTTACAGGATAAGCTGCAAAGACTTGCATACGGCGGATTTAAACATCACACCTCTGTCGGCGTAGGTCATATGCGCGAAGTACTTCACGAGGCATTCGTTAATTATCTTCATTACGAATGGGTGGATATCGATCACGGGACCTACTGA
- a CDS encoding aldose 1-epimerase family protein, whose product MNSYLGHESQLYGIEEHRLIGGKGDGMRLFQIHNGKGLDLTVSPDRNGDITRLRYKGMNMSYLSPSGYVAPAYYDSLGTNWLSSFTAGFLTTCGLNNVGTPNTDRGEVLPLHGSIANLPADYSYWTKEESGSDVYLVVRSVTKDESIFGRKLCLHREIRVSTQNNEFCIKDVIANTGDKTEPYEILYHMNMGYPLLDEDSVIEIPSVEVTPRNDRAAKEIARWMHMQKPTAGYEECCYYHKFEDKAGRAKIYQPKLGCSLEITFDAEKLDGFVEWKMMGVRDYVLGLECGNCYPDGRDVMRKEGMLKFLSPGQSQAYEVHIRLRDE is encoded by the coding sequence GTGAACTCATATTTAGGTCATGAGAGCCAGCTATACGGTATTGAGGAACATAGGCTTATCGGTGGTAAGGGAGACGGGATGCGCCTGTTTCAGATTCACAACGGAAAAGGGCTGGATCTCACCGTTTCACCGGATCGGAACGGAGACATCACAAGACTTCGCTATAAAGGCATGAATATGAGCTATCTGTCCCCTTCAGGCTATGTGGCGCCTGCCTATTATGACAGTCTGGGAACAAACTGGCTTAGCAGTTTTACAGCGGGGTTTCTTACCACTTGCGGACTCAATAATGTCGGCACACCGAACACAGATCGGGGTGAGGTTCTGCCGTTGCACGGTAGTATTGCCAATCTTCCGGCAGATTACAGCTATTGGACAAAAGAGGAAAGCGGAAGCGATGTTTATCTGGTTGTGCGTTCGGTAACAAAGGACGAGAGCATCTTCGGCAGAAAGTTATGTCTGCATAGGGAAATCAGGGTCAGCACGCAAAACAACGAGTTTTGTATCAAGGACGTCATTGCGAATACCGGAGACAAAACCGAGCCTTATGAAATTCTTTATCATATGAACATGGGCTACCCGTTATTGGATGAAGATTCGGTCATAGAGATTCCTTCCGTCGAGGTTACGCCCAGAAATGATCGGGCTGCCAAAGAAATTGCGCGCTGGATGCATATGCAGAAACCGACTGCCGGTTACGAAGAATGCTGCTATTACCATAAATTCGAAGACAAAGCAGGACGTGCAAAGATATATCAGCCGAAACTCGGATGTTCCTTGGAAATTACTTTCGATGCGGAAAAATTGGACGGATTCGTCGAGTGGAAGATGATGGGAGTGCGTGATTATGTCTTGGGTTTGGAGTGTGGGAACTGTTATCCGGACGGACGCGATGTGATGCGTAAGGAGGGAATGCTCAAATTCTTAAGCCCGGGACAGTCACAGGCGTACGAAGTTCATATCCGTCTCAGGGATGAATAA
- a CDS encoding class II fructose-bisphosphate aldolase has protein sequence MLVTLKDMMGIAEKEGIAIGGFNTPNLASLEAVIGAAEEEKLPVILMFAECHDEWVSLDLIGPAMLNAAKQATVPVCVHLDHGEHLEYLKKALELGFTGIMYDGSVLPYEENVANTKKAVEMAREHGASVEAELGSMGRRESGANDRSGDCDETKIYTDPDLAAEFVSATGIDLLACSFGTTHGIYLKEPKLDLGIVRGVRKATNDMPVVMHGGSGVSRDDYHAVIQAGVRKINYFTYMDKAGGSGAKKHLDGLAPDAPQFYSSVFLAARDEMKENVRHAIRMFALKE, from the coding sequence ATGTTAGTAACATTAAAGGATATGATGGGAATTGCGGAAAAAGAGGGCATCGCAATAGGCGGTTTCAATACGCCTAACCTTGCGTCCTTAGAGGCTGTAATCGGCGCTGCGGAAGAGGAGAAATTACCGGTAATCCTGATGTTTGCGGAGTGTCATGATGAATGGGTATCTCTGGATCTCATCGGTCCGGCAATGCTGAATGCGGCAAAGCAAGCAACTGTCCCCGTCTGTGTCCATCTGGATCACGGAGAACATTTGGAGTATTTAAAAAAAGCGCTCGAGCTTGGTTTTACGGGGATTATGTATGACGGCTCCGTACTGCCGTATGAAGAAAATGTAGCGAACACAAAGAAAGCCGTAGAAATGGCCCGCGAGCACGGTGCTTCGGTGGAAGCGGAACTGGGCTCCATGGGGAGACGTGAGTCGGGAGCCAATGATCGAAGCGGTGATTGTGATGAAACGAAGATTTACACAGATCCGGATTTGGCTGCGGAATTTGTCTCTGCAACGGGGATAGATCTCTTGGCTTGTTCGTTTGGCACCACACACGGCATCTACTTGAAAGAGCCTAAATTGGACTTGGGAATCGTACGAGGGGTAAGAAAAGCCACGAATGACATGCCGGTGGTAATGCATGGCGGCAGCGGAGTGAGCCGAGATGACTATCACGCTGTGATACAGGCCGGAGTAAGAAAAATCAATTACTTCACCTATATGGACAAGGCCGGAGGATCGGGAGCAAAAAAACACCTCGATGGTCTTGCGCCGGATGCGCCGCAGTTCTATTCTTCCGTCTTTTTAGCAGCGAGAGATGAAATGAAGGAAAATGTCAGACATGCAATCAGGATGTTCGCATTGAAAGAGTAA
- a CDS encoding PocR ligand-binding domain-containing protein has product MISTFDLVKLHNLLRDFYTLTRIRTCVFDENFNELASYPESLPSFCRILRAAPNGYNECRECDARSCSYAARTKNTYTYRCYAGMTESISPLIIGNLVVGYLLLGHVFSYQTREEGWEKIKEYTKKLDVDYIALKKACWERPLTSEDYIKSATKILSAVGIYLCMERMVSLHQEKLPVSLDTFLQEHFTEDLTSAEIASHFKIGRTRLYELCKQNYGRGPAKQIQHMRLEKAKVLLTENSDLSISEIAYQCGYPDYNYFITVFHREIGISPGKYREQISHSHSATTT; this is encoded by the coding sequence ATGATTTCGACATTTGACCTAGTAAAACTCCATAATCTACTGAGGGATTTCTACACATTGACCAGGATTCGAACCTGTGTTTTTGATGAAAACTTTAACGAACTCGCCTCTTATCCCGAATCCCTTCCCTCGTTTTGCCGGATTCTGCGTGCTGCGCCGAACGGATACAACGAATGCCGTGAGTGCGATGCCCGCTCCTGTTCTTATGCTGCAAGGACAAAAAATACCTACACCTATCGTTGCTATGCCGGCATGACAGAAAGCATCTCTCCTCTTATCATCGGTAATCTGGTAGTAGGCTACCTTCTTCTAGGCCATGTATTCAGTTATCAAACCAGAGAAGAAGGTTGGGAGAAAATCAAAGAATACACGAAGAAATTAGATGTCGATTACATTGCACTCAAAAAAGCTTGCTGGGAACGTCCCTTAACATCCGAGGACTACATCAAATCCGCAACAAAGATTCTCTCAGCGGTCGGAATTTATTTATGTATGGAGCGCATGGTCTCTCTTCATCAGGAAAAACTTCCCGTCAGTTTAGATACCTTCTTGCAAGAGCATTTCACTGAAGATCTTACGTCTGCAGAAATTGCTTCCCACTTCAAAATAGGAAGAACACGACTCTACGAATTATGTAAGCAGAATTACGGGCGTGGTCCTGCCAAGCAGATTCAGCATATGCGTCTTGAAAAGGCAAAGGTACTGCTGACCGAGAATTCCGACCTTTCTATTTCAGAAATCGCCTACCAATGCGGTTATCCCGATTACAACTATTTCATCACTGTATTTCACAGAGAGATTGGCATCTCACCCGGAAAATACAGGGAACAGATTTCCCACTCGCATTCTGCAACCACAACATAA